The Candidatus Flexicrinis affinis genome has a segment encoding these proteins:
- the cadA gene encoding cadmium-translocating P-type ATPase, with amino-acid sequence MTGRTYRVEGMDCANCARELEDGIRRLSGVEAAHVDYMGARLIVTGSASFEQLQVRANALGKSLHNEAQASAADQTNAGRGGAVGFVDYLLGANETRMALAGALLAVIAVVLAILGVIDPRMADGLLLGALVVAVIPIARSGINGLRINRRFNINMLMTIAAVGAVIIGEMLEAAVVVILFAVGEALEGYTVERARRSIRALLALKPRTARRIDSAGIETQVAADALTIGDRVVVRSGEAVPGDGVIVSGRSAVNQAPITGESLPVERAEGDAVYAGTINGDGVLHIEITAAAEDNTLSRIVKLVEESQAAKAPTQRMIDSFAAIYTPAVALLALAVAVLPPLLFSAPFFDTPESHGWLYRALALLVIACPCALVISTPVTVISGLTAAARRGVLIKGGAHLEMLGRVKAIALDKTGTVTEGRPQVVGWRSLECTGDPACAACDDLLGLAAAVEQRSAHPLAEAVVAAAAGRANAQAYSAAESVESLPGRGIHGTVDGHDVLIGSHAYFDAEHPHADALCSWAHEAESQGSTTMLVKADGTVQGAISFADTLRADAGQVVSELHTLGLNTAMLTGDHEAAARTIAKQVGIETVYAGLLPADKADAIRRFRESHGVTAMVGDGVNDAPALAAADIGVAMGAMGSPQAVETADVALMGDNLRLLPLTIRLARFTRSVIRQNIALSFALKAIFMVLALEGSASLWAAVFADVGMALIVTVNGMRPLRWVRTAASA; translated from the coding sequence GGAAAGTCCCTCCATAACGAAGCGCAAGCGTCCGCGGCCGATCAAACGAACGCCGGCCGAGGCGGGGCTGTCGGATTCGTCGACTATCTGCTCGGTGCAAATGAAACGCGCATGGCGCTTGCCGGCGCGTTGCTGGCCGTCATCGCCGTCGTGCTGGCGATACTGGGCGTCATCGACCCGCGTATGGCCGACGGGCTGCTGCTTGGCGCGCTGGTGGTCGCGGTAATCCCGATTGCGCGCTCCGGCATCAACGGACTTCGGATCAATCGTCGCTTCAACATCAACATGCTAATGACGATTGCGGCGGTTGGGGCGGTCATCATCGGCGAGATGCTCGAGGCCGCGGTCGTCGTGATCCTGTTCGCCGTCGGTGAGGCGTTGGAAGGCTACACCGTCGAGCGCGCGCGCCGCAGCATTCGTGCGCTGCTGGCGCTCAAGCCGCGGACAGCGCGGCGAATTGACAGCGCGGGCATCGAAACGCAAGTCGCGGCGGATGCGCTGACGATCGGCGATCGGGTTGTCGTGCGTTCGGGCGAGGCGGTACCGGGCGACGGCGTCATCGTCAGTGGCAGGAGCGCGGTGAATCAAGCGCCGATTACAGGCGAGTCGCTGCCGGTCGAACGCGCCGAAGGCGACGCAGTGTACGCCGGAACGATCAACGGGGATGGCGTGCTGCACATCGAGATCACGGCCGCGGCGGAAGACAATACGCTCAGCCGGATCGTCAAGCTGGTCGAGGAGTCGCAGGCTGCCAAGGCGCCGACTCAACGCATGATCGACTCGTTCGCCGCGATCTACACGCCGGCGGTCGCGCTGCTGGCGCTGGCGGTTGCCGTGCTTCCGCCGCTGTTGTTCAGCGCTCCGTTCTTCGATACGCCAGAGAGCCACGGCTGGCTGTACCGCGCGCTCGCCCTGCTGGTGATCGCCTGTCCGTGCGCGCTGGTCATCAGCACACCGGTGACGGTCATCAGCGGCTTAACCGCGGCGGCGCGGCGCGGCGTGTTGATTAAAGGCGGGGCGCATCTCGAGATGCTCGGGAGAGTCAAGGCAATCGCGCTCGACAAGACCGGTACCGTGACCGAAGGGCGTCCGCAAGTCGTTGGCTGGCGCTCGTTGGAATGCACCGGCGATCCCGCGTGCGCGGCGTGCGACGACCTGCTCGGGTTGGCGGCGGCGGTCGAACAGCGGTCTGCACATCCGTTGGCCGAGGCGGTTGTCGCCGCGGCGGCGGGGCGCGCGAACGCACAGGCGTATTCCGCTGCAGAATCGGTCGAGTCCCTTCCGGGGCGTGGCATCCACGGCACGGTCGACGGCCACGACGTGCTGATCGGGAGCCACGCCTACTTCGACGCCGAGCATCCGCATGCTGACGCGCTGTGCAGTTGGGCGCACGAGGCCGAGTCGCAGGGTAGTACGACGATGCTGGTCAAGGCGGACGGCACCGTGCAAGGCGCGATCTCGTTTGCCGACACGCTGCGCGCCGATGCAGGGCAGGTGGTGTCTGAACTTCACACGCTGGGACTGAATACGGCCATGCTGACCGGCGACCACGAGGCGGCCGCGCGCACGATCGCCAAGCAGGTTGGCATTGAGACCGTGTATGCGGGTCTGCTGCCGGCGGACAAGGCCGACGCGATTCGGCGGTTCCGCGAGTCGCACGGCGTAACGGCGATGGTCGGCGACGGAGTCAACGATGCGCCTGCCCTTGCGGCGGCGGACATCGGCGTTGCGATGGGCGCGATGGGCAGCCCGCAGGCCGTCGAAACTGCCGATGTCGCGCTAATGGGCGACAACTTGCGCCTGCTTCCGCTAACGATCCGACTGGCGCGCTTCACACGCAGCGTCATCCGGCAGAACATCGCGCTCAGCTTTGCGCTCAAGGCGATCTTCATGGTGCTGGCGCTGGAAGGGTCGGCGTCGCTGTGGGCCGCGGTCTTTGCCGACGTTGGGATGGCACTGATCGTCACCGTCAACGGGATGCGTCCGCTGCGCTGGGTGCGAACCGCCGCGTCGGCATAG